The Vanessa tameamea isolate UH-Manoa-2023 chromosome 31, ilVanTame1 primary haplotype, whole genome shotgun sequence genome includes the window ttgatttgatatcaatccgtaacaaatatttgatagcaaccgTTGCTATTGTCTAACCGTAATAGCCCCACAGGTCTATAATGACTTAAATATAAGACTAACATGACATAACATACCTGTGATCACCAGCCAGCCAGCCATAGTGGCCCATCGATGACGTCATCTCGGTGAACCTTGCGAATTGAATGTATCTAAAATATAGAATCTTAATAAGTATCTAAACCCgttttgggggggggggggcgtctTGCTGATGGTCTACGTCCTCGGTCTCATGGAAGTCTTATTTTGGAACACCAGAAGACTGCTTGCATTTGATGCTTGTAATGCTTAAAAGAGGGTTGCTAAGTgctttataaaagaaaaatatccaGCTTATAGTTGCAGGTAAGTAACAAAAAAGTTTGTACTTTTTGTTTcaactaaagtatattttaaaagtaggaTTGATTACAATGATAAATAATCCAATTTTCGGTAGTTTATGTTTGAAAGTAAGGTAATCTCATCAATGTTAAGAgaatcaatttgaaataaaaaatatgtctaagAATGTTTAGTAAACCTTATGTGGTTTACTAAGCATTcttagacatatttttgaaagaaaaaagcACCCGGTAAGGATTtttgcaagcccgcctgggtaggtaccactcactcataactttttctacctccaaacagcaatacctatATTAAGTTTCTAATCTAGTATTGACTACAGGCACATGAgttattagttcccaaggttggaggcgctTTGTAGACGTAAGGGATGGTATTCTAGTAATATTCCTTTCGACGCCAATTTTGATGTGCAGTGGTGACAACTTGCTATCAGggaaattctactaatttacaATGATTACGATACGTACCCAATGCTATTCCGATGCAACTTCGACCGAACTAAAACTGGATctgttttttagtaaaaataggaaaatcgataaaattacgTTTCGTAAAAGTGACTTTTTGGAAGTGGAATTGATCCCAAGTAGCCGATTTGTCATCaatccattttatataaaatgtaacgaGCGCTGCTCAACCACAAGGTTAAATCTAACTACcatagtaatatttaacttgCCTATTTGCTGCACAATACGACCAGCTCAATGGTGAACTTTTTACCATTTCCTCTTCATCAGGCGGCGGGCTGaattctcataaaaaaaaatgttaaaaggtTATAAGCTCTGTATGGTTGTTTAGTTTCCGTTCGAtaggaatataacaattagtaaaatCGTCTTAGTGTAAATCTCATTGACTTTGATTGGACCggagattatattaaagtacgCCAGAAGGCTATGTATGAACTCTATTTTagattaataagtaaataagatcACTTTTACTACCACCTGACGTATTCTTACAGCATTTCCTATAAAGGCAtgcaattatatgtataaaaataaatcgtgctaattttgaaagaaaataacaTATAGACCTCCATGGGTACTGGGTCGACTCCAATTATGCCACAGATGTATCCACGACAGCATGTTCCTCCTAGTTTAGGAGTACAAGGCCTCTTTGGTATATGTAAcatattgtaaaacaataaaaacattattattaataataaattaaacgttgGGAAGATGACCTCAAAAGACGTGGAGGAGGCCAGAATGGATCTGAATTGCATGATACCAAGGATAGGAAGTCTTTGGAGGAGGTATTTGTAGAAGGACCTCATTTAATTGAACACTAACATGATGATtcagtgcttttatgagccaacttgaataaagaatatttttgattttgattttagacAAACTGTTCTTCGAAAGATTgtcaataataaatgtaatcacTCATTTACTGTAAAttaatgcttattttatttatttatttaacttatatttgaaTACTTACCTCTCCAGTTCTTACAATAATACAAATCGCCGGAACAGTGATTAACGAACGTATAGAATTTGTAATACAAGCCGTGGCCACGGTTCACGCCGACGCACACAGGGCTGTATACGTTCGGACAAGACATAGGACAGATGTGGAAATCAAATGCCGTGTCTATTTCATAAAGAGAGCTTATTGTTGTTTCCGaacgttttatttgtttcttcaTCACTAAAAAAATGACTGTATGATGTCAAGTCTATGCCTAAAACCTAAtcatatgttaaatttattaaaaactacctGTTGACAGCGGCTTCGTTCGTCTAAGTCTATGTCTTCAAACTTGtttcataccaattttcatGTAAATTAAGATGATTTGCGGTAAAAGCATCAGTTAGACTGAcagttattttcgtatttataataccagtaaagataaaactattaattttaaggttaattcaatgtttttgtacttatttatttttcaatgacaaattttgaattgataactatgtttatgtattttattgattaatataatattaagcaattataatgttagtatctgtcgttatttaatctgtaataatCACTAGTTTAATTACtacatatttaaacttttaatgtaGGTAACATTGTGAAAAATCTGGAAATCTTTAATACCAACTTAAGAATACGgactatatttaagaaaaaaaaagcaataactgCAATTCAAAGACTTAAACAACTTTTTCAGTCGATTaaggtttgtatttataattgcaGATAAAATTTGCGTGTTGGTGAACTTGACGgttgaaaatacaaaatgttgGTGAATGCAATGTTAAAATCAAGCgccatattgaattatttatatatgtacaaaaaaattctaaagaaagttttgcaatattaatatttttctatggaAAACCAACTGGGTTAAATTAGTTtacatattctttaaaaatgattgttatAGTCTTTGATTATATATGTCTAGTCTGTCAAGGTGAGAACGAgtcaaaaaaattgttaaacagTTGACAACTAAATATACCCGCActctagtaaagtagtatgacgtttggctaGTGTCAAGCGTAGTTGACAGCTGTCACGCGTTCctagataataaagttggctcgttggttttattattttgtagtgcgacactatatctagatatttaaataatataaggcgTGATTAATTTACCCGCTGTCGTAGTATTCGATGTGACAGCTGTCTTAGTTTTATCACTACTAGTGTTCACGTTATTTTCATTCTTTTTTAGATCACTTcttctatatttgaaataatctgAACATCGACCAGTCGTAATAATCGAGAACtctaaaagattattttatagactcaataaattatttccttctccgggttttataaaattaagaacgAATGTTGTGAATTTAAATCCAGTCAAGTGTGtgccaatttttttattacttgttcGGTGTTGGTGGGCTTCATCGTGGTGACACCTGTTTTAATCTGGATGATAATTTGTAAAAGCATTTGCCCAGctatgggaaatttacaggccccAGTTGTGAATTAATGAGCAACTGAttctactaaaaaaaacaaaaaaaagaaacaaacaagAAATAACTTAGTCCAATGACAATTTttgctttaacatttttttaaatctataatgtcattctttacaaatttataaaaaaaaacataaataaattataaaagtaagacTTACCTTTACCATAATTATGACACatgttatttatgaataaaaaacagGAGTTTTCAAAATCTTTGTATTCCATTTTGTCATTAATAAATCTCGTGGCACAAATATTCGAATCGTTGCTTTTACAAATTGCAACACTATTCGAGCAAATATTTCTGacatgttcgaaattcaaatggGCATCAATATCATTGCTTCCCGCTATTTTCGACGAATTCGTATCAATTGGAATGCTCtctgttttcaataaaaaaatactaagaaaaATATAGTTGAAATCTATTTCACGaatcattgttttataaagTTCGAAATCTTAAAAAGAAtgtgaattaaattgaatttcaaagctataaaaaataattacaaatcacAATCAATCACGTCTTAAGTCTCTTtaccagaataaaaaaaaaaaatcttttcctcatattttattaaaagctgTAAAAATGgtacaaataatacatttgtattacaatcataacatttcatatttggaagataaatatataaatagttcttaatataaaatatattattattttcttaaaatttggtataaaaatgGCTATCGTACAATTCCTTTTTATCTCACATATAGTCCAAGGTAAtttctaagtttaaaaaaaaaaagtatttttttaaatagcgcattatttaaacatacaattaaatattatcatgttaaaaatgtttagtttatgattaaatatataataacaaactaaatacaaactagaaaatatttaccagaaatgatatcattttttttttaaattcctaatTTGATATGACAAAGGCATGATAGACATCTAGtagcttatttaattataattaataataaaaccttaaaaatcagaatagcaacaaataaaatagtttacgaGACAAAAACAcacttttaaatacatataaaacaaatttattttgcttttgcaCTGCTCAATaggtttaataaaacataattataatcgagttgaaatattttcctcgcaatatacataaaagattgtataaaaaatgtaaatttattatggaTTCATGTGACGGACGGTTTGGCAGAATGTCAAAATATTggcgccattttttttttttctattactaagacgaaatttacaaaattcataTTGCTCGATGTTATCAGGTCTCGAAAGTTAATTTTCCTAAATGATTATAATGTGACCTTACTGACGGCCATCTTTATTAGCATCGATAGGTCTGAACCTATTTAAACACGTTTTCAAAGTTAGATATATGgctatatagattaaatatgtaGAATTTCGACCAAATATACTGCATATCAATATTCAACGTGGCATTTTGGAAATTCACTAAAGAAAATATCACTCTAAACtaccattatttattattcatatcaaGTTCATGTAAGTTATCAATATAAGGTTCTAATAATTAGTACTGCGaccaattctaataaaaaatagttactatatcGTAATGATTAACTTTCATAATCGCAGTTCGGTGGAAGTTGTATTGGAATAGAATCGGGTATCGTAACCGTTGAGACGTGTGACGATATTTTATCTCTTTCTTGCGTGTAACGATAAAAAGAGATAGCAAGTTATTTCTATCTCTATTCTCTGAAATCGTGTatgaaaaattttgtttttttattattgttaaattaagctcagattgtataattatattgtaccaattattttaaacaaaatgcaTTATGTTGAGCAGTTTTATATATGGAGACCGCTctagtaatatttatgtatataatataagataaaacgtgtccttgtataaaataataagtataatatatataaaattgtaatcatctattttattagaaatgcatataaaaaaattcaaatagagCTGCCTTAGGGTCCATTCGACTTGGCGTATAGTGACCTTTATGAaccaaatagaaaatatttaggcTCTATcgtcatattttaatacaactttAGCAAAACTATGCTAGTAACACTGGAACGACACTCCGAGGCCCCCTTCAGGCGGCAGCCttaataaattgtaagttttataagaaaaaaatattttactatcttTAAATgcgacaaaatatatatctaaaaaaaattgctccgatttaaatatggaaatattaattagtaacaaTTTCACCACACACTTCAAAGACAACATTCGTTAACCTTAAAAACGAAATTAAGATTTTCTAAAACATCTTTGGACATAATTGGGTGATTGGGAGTAACAaaaggctatttgacaatgcgaaaaataaagtgtcaattattgtaatcagcatatattatgagtttaaaaatggttatttattgaCGAAAGtcgaaaataatgattatatttacaaaaatccataaataaaaatgcatttttttaaacgtttgtcacgtgacacaaaacgcatCTGATTGGTCGGCTTTATGATGatgtcacttgcttgttaacctcgtttgcttACTGTacgtggattatatgtgccacagattacaatacaggcaagtgacgtcaccgaccccattgcagcgccatattgtcaaagtagcgttttcgcgcgctatttaaatatggattttttaatttgatatttttcagcaaatatgtactagaattaaaaaaacacaacttttactgggttccttaacctctactaaataatataaaatggattttacaaaccagtcaaatagcctacgTCAAAACTGTGTGCAAcgtttaaatgtaacatttttgaCACAGATTCCAGATTAACATAAGTACGTATAATCGTAATGAGTTCCTTTCGCCCGGATCTTCTCacgtcagggtgttcctttgcCGAACCAAACGACACCAAACACTACCAAAGCGTTTCATTTGACtaccaataagtaagtgtaatgcttctgtaTTGACTAAAGGAAttggagtttgagtttgaaaaatatatacggtagtaaaaaacaaaaaaatacagtcataacCGTTTCCGACGACATCGCTTAGGCCCCCAGGCCTAGTTGCGAGCGAAATGCTACGCATTAGGCGAAACTATGGAGccgattaatttttaatattcacagACATGTCAAAAAAAccttgataaataaggcatatcactcaatacaggattatattaaagataaaaaacgcatggatttagtattttttttattcggtttTTACGACTTATATCCCTCCGATCTGAATGAAGCTGATAGAATATGTTTTTTACGCTTAATAAacgatataaaacaaaacataaatcaagAATCCCTCCGATGTcgttataacatattttgactgtattttcgatatataaaaatatatttttaaaccttaCTACTAGGCAAGAGCCTCATTGCTTCCCTGAAACCCGAGTCGCTAGCTCCGTGGACGGTTGAGAAATGCGTCAAATCTGTCGCTTCACCCGCGAACAATACTTTGGGAGCCCCCGAATCGTCGACGAGGGGTTCCCCGAGGATGGCCCTCGCGTTCGGATACTCGTGCATGAGAAGATTATCGTGAGTGTAACTGCCTCTCGTGAATGGATTTGAAAACCATGTCGATctgcaagaaatatatatattttacttgatggtagggatTCATGCCAATTCCATTGTAATAGTCTACAGTTCCAAACATTACAATGGAGGGTTAATAAGGGGGGTGGTTCTCTATGGGCAGTTGTTGGACAGTTGCCATCAGATAAACTATTACCGGTCGCGGCCattcttacatttaaaaaacaaataataatataaacagagTAATAGTAAGTAGagtaattttgtatgaagtcGGGACGTGCAATTACAGCCCATTCCACGAGTCGAACTCCTAGGGGACAAAATACTCGCACGTCATTGGTCGATTCGCGCGGCTAGAGATAAAACAatcctaataaataatttggccAATGAAGGTCACGccgcacgcgttttaaccaatGAGAGCGCAAGCAAAAAATCGTTTGGGAGTTCGTTTCGTGGAatgaagtataattattattaataagctaAACTTAATATACCTTATCATATCTGTTGGTTCCGGTATCGTCATATTTTTCCCCATGAACTTCCTCAGGAGCTCCATCACTTTCCTCTTCACAACGTCTTCAGGTAACGTTTCTACCTATAAATAACACGACGTAATTAATTCGTCtgcatgtattaatatattataattacaaaaaaaaaaaatcgatatcgTCTAGAACAAAAACAGGCAcacgtattaaaaaaaccgaCCTTCAACTATTGGAGAATTTTGACGTTTTCGAaatttaagttttcttttattaaattttaaattactgttcacgacaattttttatatgtttttaatctaTGGAAATTTAACTGTCCTTCAAATTGACAGTTCTCGTCTGACAGTACAGTTACAATGTcagaataaattgtaatatgacatttaatttggaaataattaGTTAAGAAAGACCCAATTAAGACATTTAATACCAATACCCAGTAATTACAtgcatttatgaatattaatgtattaatgaaTTAACAAAACCCCCGATTAAGACTTTATAACTAACTTATAAACCAGTTCCCGCCATTTGTTGCAACGCGtctttctgttttatttaaccGTTTTTTATGACAAAGGCTTAACATCTTGGCTTTGTCATATCACTGATTATCTCGTCTTGAAGGTCCAAggttattcaaattataatttcgtatacatatttgtattaaaatatactttcgtATTAGATGGTTCGATGCTGTCTAGAACCCAAGAAAATCTTCAATTATTCCCACAGCACcgacataaacatatatatacaaaagagTTTACACTCAAATCGAATTTCTCAATTCCAATTCCCGCGTAAATAATTAAACGTCAAAAAAGACCACAGATAAATCAACATTTATAGTCAATGACATACCATTTTACCGACATCGCCGCTCGTCCAAAAAGTCAGAGCAGTTTTCGAACCCATGGGTGTCGAGACCCCGAAAATCCTCGTCGTCCAGTAATCATCGTTACTTAGTTTCTTCTTATCCTCCCCCTTCCAGATGAACCCGAAGAAGGAACCGTTGGGTAACCATTGCTTCTCGAAATTCAATATCACTTTGTCCATAACACCTATCGACATCTTCtctattatagtaattttttccTGCGGCAATGACGGTAAGAAAAGATGTGAATGTCTGCAAGCGAAAATTTcgtttttttccttttaattttttttttttaaatatggcaatattttcgttttgtttttaaatttaatcgtacTTCGCGTTTATTCTTTACATTATTCGATAAATCACTTTTGACTGTTGTTAAGTCACGAACCAATACTTAAATCagttattaatcatttaaatatactgtTTACTTTAAACAAATTCTATACCTTATAACTTTTCCTTTAAGCAATTAaccgtattaaaaaaatacattctagACATTTTATCAAAAGTCCTATTCGCCATGAATGAGGAAAACATTTCTAATTATTCTTTTCGACAACTTTTAAgataccgaaaaaaaaaaagaaaaatcggTTGCTTAAACAGAGAAAAAAAGGTAGTGTAGTTTTCACTTTtgcctataattatatattttagacgaTGAAGAAGTCATAGGATCATCAGTCACTTTTCGTTTCGACATTCACCATGGTAGCATTATTAGGTTACTCTGTCGATTTATTTTTCGAATACCTATTATTGTTGATCTCCCTACTTCGTTCGGTCTAGATATATGGCCGCAGATATAGGTTTggctgataaaattttaatgtatttttctatcgaaaaattctcagtctCACACTCCTGTTCCTCGGAGAACACGAAGTCGTTGGTCGTTGGATTTATCGACCTGCTTTTCTATGTTGGATTACTGTGCATCTTCCACCACATTTTTTACGAGTAATGTTCCCAGAAATTGTTTGGATttatcccggctgctgaatttcacgtTTAGAAATCGCGATAGAATTCGAAGTATCATCCGCACCTTAAatgaaccagctttcgccgaaccgaaacgacttggaaaccttcgagaagcacctgcaagcccgctgttgttgcagatgtccataggcGGTGGAGTCACTTCCTATCAGGTGCTCACCTGCTCGTTTACCAAATCCTAAGTTCTCAAAGCTAGTATTGCATTAACGACATAAGCTaaggttaacatttcttacaataccTTTGTCTGCTAATCTGCCtaccaaattatataaataccattataatatacatcactaaacatatatatgtatttatgtagatatatatgtatgtgtgtatatgtgtatatatatatatatatatatatatatatatatgtatgtatgtacaggTATTtgcatgtatgtttattttacgtatgcatcataatataatatgcactACCCTCTTTACAGAATATGTTGTCCTCATCTGTTGGGTTGCCTGTAAGAGATCGCTTTTAGTGATAAGGCCGCCCTTGCCTTCAACTTTCTGTAATTAACCATTTTATatgtactgttattttatatgatattgagtgcaataaagtttttttatttattattattattattataaacatgcaAATTTAACACGTTATCCCgtttgaatacaattttaatgcaAATGAATGAAACCTTgtgtaatcaatttaaattaaattttcacagACTTTTATGTTAGTTAGTCCAAACCTTGCTTAATTGGAGGGGTTTCTTCCTTCCCTACGgctaaaaatttacattttcgtACAGATCCAATAACAATGCACTTTTATGATAAGCCCAACCTAATGCCACGCCCAGGATTGACTCCAAGGACTCCTCAATGATCAACAGCGTAGACGTGCATATATGCTATGGTATGGCAGATTTGAAGTGAAACTTcctgataaaatttaaagctcgagaaaaaattgacattaaaattttaagcatGCGTCACGTTCGATCACATTTTTTAAAGAGTAGAATAtttaagaagtttcacttctgtTATGGGGCAGTACTGAGCGCGAAATTTACttctttttcaaatttttttttcggttttaaTGCATGTCATTCTCTGAGTGACTGTTTAGTGTGGTATCGAAGCAACTGACCAATTTGGTTGTATCGCCAGAAGTCCAAAACGTCATCGTGTTACTCGATCCGGCTGGAAACGACATGTGCTGCAGCTTGGTGACCCAGTAATCATCGTCGCTATACAGTTTCCTATGGTCACTCTTCCAGAGGAATACGTAACTGTTGTAGTTCCACCATTTCTCGGGAAACGACAGAATAATTTTTCCTAATACCCCTATTGATAACTTATCTATCGACGTGATTTTCCCTTCGGGTAGAGCCGGTGAGAAAAGGGATGAAcatctgtaattatttttttaatcaaatctaAATTACTGGAGtggtgtggtggaataaactccaaatctATCCTCGAATGGGAGGGGCTtcagcccaacagtgggacattaatAGGCTTTTACTAAATCACTGAGGATTCTGGGTGAAAGTCGAAACTATCTTATTCCGTAATAATTGtctttttaagcattttttcaATACCAGGAATTCATCTATTTAtggcaaaaatatatatggtggtagggctttgtttgGGTGGGTACCACCAGCTCATCAGAATTCAACCGTCAGACAGGAATAATTGATATTCTTATagtccggtttgaaaggtgacatGTTATTAAGAATATCTTGACCAATTCCACAAATCTTCGGTGGTTCCGCAGCTTTAAAACCTAGCCATAGACCAACGAAACGGTTTAACCTACTGCGACGATAAAATGTCtagaacataaattaagtaacaatttatgattttaatttatttataagtatacaaaataatcgacacccccccccccccccttaaattattcaatacagCATTGatacttatccaattaagtatcttaaatgcATTGTGCAttgaatatagatcaatatggccatttacagcatgtaatttaaattaatattttcgaagatattacaagatttaaaacgcagagacatagcggtctgtattgtctaacgactgaaaaactgtgaacgttgtaagacattctgtagtatatttagtatcagcattgcacgcgtgcgaagccggggcgggtcgctagtagattataatctaacaatattaacaattccacGTTGATATCTACATTAGCGAagattgtcaaaaaaatattaaatagatatctCGGATAACAGGGGTCGCCGGATTAGTCAGGGGTTGGGTTACCGTGCGTCcactgtaattataattaatttatgattcttaaaacatttctatttaaataaataaatatcgtacaacatcacatacattactctgatcccgatgtgagtagctaaagcacttgtgttatggaaaatcagaagtaacgacggcaccacgaacactcagacccaagacaacatagaaaactaatgaactttttctacatcgactcggccgggaatcgaacccgggacctcggagtggcgtacccataaaaaccggtgtacacacaactcgaccacggatgtcgtcgaatacaattaaatgattcTTACCTTTCTTTCAAGACCCCAAGCGAAACGGTAACTATAACATTACTTGCTGTATAAACGTCGCCATCTTTACATACAACTTGGACTTTGCCAGTTGTGTTTTTCGgccattttattaatgttaccTCCTTGTTTAATTCGATGTCTAACGTTGGTAA containing:
- the LOC113396842 gene encoding spermine oxidase-like isoform X1 encodes the protein MKEYTKWCLVLCVLGSANCYVSTMPNNYDTIVVGLGSAGVTAASTLANAGRRVLALEAQDRIGGRVMTVPFGDGVVEVGAEWIHGTEGSRVYQTAIQNNVSVLPQDLSFQVYMSDGSLGNKELVNELIEFCLQTVEKPPEKPEPLGKFITRQLMKYINDKHPELLNEKDFIAEFLEMMNLLINNYEASNDWNDVSVQTNYEELAGHQHTSWHRHGYKTFFEILLNTYNNGTGLPTLDIELNKEVTLIKWPKNTTGKVQVVCKDGDVYTASNVIVTVSLGVLKERHSHLFLPSLPQEKITIIEKMSIGVMDKVILNFEKQWLPNGSFFGFIWKGEDKKKLSNDDYWTTRIFGVSTPMGSKTALTFWTSGDVGKMVETLPEDVVKRKVMELLRKFMGKNMTIPEPTDMIRSTWFSNPFTRGSYTHDNLLMHEYPNARAILGEPLVDDSGAPKVLFAGEATDLTHFSTVHGASDSGFREAMRLLPSSKV
- the LOC113396842 gene encoding spermine oxidase-like isoform X3 → MPNNYDTIVVGLGSAGVTAASTLANAGRRVLALEAQDRIGGRVMTVPFGDGVVEVGAEWIHGTEGSRVYQTAIQNNVSVLPQDLSFQVYMSDGSLGNKELVNELIEFCLQTVEKPPEKPEPLGKFITRQLMKYINDKHPELLNEKDFIAEFLEMMNLLINNYEASNDWNDVSVQTNYEELAGHQHTSWHRHGYKTFFEILLNTYNNGTGLPTLDIELNKEVTLIKWPKNTTGKVQVVCKDGDVYTASNVIVTVSLGVLKERHSHLFLPSLPQEKITIIEKMSIGVMDKVILNFEKQWLPNGSFFGFIWKGEDKKKLSNDDYWTTRIFGVSTPMGSKTALTFWTSGDVGKMVETLPEDVVKRKVMELLRKFMGKNMTIPEPTDMIRSTWFSNPFTRGSYTHDNLLMHEYPNARAILGEPLVDDSGAPKVLFAGEATDLTHFSTVHGASDSGFREAMRLLPSSKV
- the LOC113396835 gene encoding uncharacterized protein LOC113396835 translates to MIREIDFNYIFLSIFLLKTESIPIDTNSSKIAGSNDIDAHLNFEHVRNICSNSVAICKSNDSNICATRFINDKMEYKDFENSCFLFINNMCHNYGKDYFKYRRSDLKKNENNVNTSSDKTKTAVTSNTTTAVIFLVMKKQIKRSETTISSLYEIDTAFDFHICPMSCPNVYSPVCVGVNRGHGLYYKFYTFVNHCSGDLYYCKNWREFSPPPDEEEMVKSSPLSWSYCAANRYIQFARFTEMTSSMGHYGWLAGDHSPTHIVEPHERIPGYG
- the LOC113396842 gene encoding spermine oxidase-like isoform X2: MKEYTKWCLVLCVLGSANCYVSTMPNNYDTIVVGLGSAGVTAASTLANAGRRVLALEAQDRIGGRVMTVPFGDGVVEVGAEWIHGTEGSRVYQTAIQNNVSVLPQDLSFQVYMSDGSLGNKELVNELIEFCLQTVEKPPEKPEPLGKFITRQLMKYINDKHPELLNEKDFIAEFLEMMNLLINNYEASNDWNDVSVQTNYEELAGHQHTSWHRHGYKTFFEILLNTYNNGTGLPTLDIELNKEVTLIKWPKNTTGKVQVVCKDGDVYTASNVIVTVSLGVLKERCSSLFSPALPEGKITSIDKLSIGVLGKIILSFPEKWWNYNSYVFLWKSDHRKLYSDDDYWVTKLQHMSFPAGSSNTMTFWTSGDTTKLVETLPEDVVKRKVMELLRKFMGKNMTIPEPTDMIRSTWFSNPFTRGSYTHDNLLMHEYPNARAILGEPLVDDSGAPKVLFAGEATDLTHFSTVHGASDSGFREAMRLLPSSKV